In Sulfoacidibacillus ferrooxidans, the following proteins share a genomic window:
- a CDS encoding GNAT family N-acetyltransferase → MLSNHQLFCGELVRLCAFRSEDASVMASWSHDAEYLRNVDSDMAVPTTEESFQSFVGKSSNGIEFLLRTVDNDTLIGFVALHGIEWNNQCGLLAIGIGEENFRSKGYGTDALRLILRYAFSELNLNRVGLDVISYNKRGIRAYEKVGFKVEGAMRESVLRDGHKYDRIIMSILRNEY, encoded by the coding sequence ATGCTAAGTAATCATCAGTTGTTTTGTGGCGAACTAGTGCGACTATGTGCATTTCGTTCAGAAGATGCTTCTGTAATGGCATCTTGGAGTCACGATGCGGAATATCTCAGGAATGTGGATTCTGATATGGCTGTCCCAACCACTGAAGAGTCATTCCAAAGTTTCGTCGGAAAGAGCTCTAATGGCATCGAATTCCTTTTACGGACAGTAGATAATGATACACTTATTGGCTTTGTTGCTTTGCATGGCATTGAGTGGAATAACCAATGTGGGCTCTTAGCTATCGGTATTGGTGAAGAAAATTTCCGAAGCAAGGGTTACGGAACCGATGCGCTACGACTCATTCTGCGATATGCGTTTTCGGAACTGAATTTGAATCGAGTTGGATTGGATGTCATCAGTTACAACAAACGAGGCATACGTGCTTATGAAAAGGTTGGGTTCAAAGTAGAAGGAGCAATGCGTGAATCGGTGCTTCGAGATGGACATAAATATGACCGAATTATCATGAGTATCCTTCGAAATGAATACTAG
- a CDS encoding Uma2 family endonuclease, whose protein sequence is MAAVNPEDLERYEMIEGVVYDMSPSPSEGHQRATTAIGSLFFSAFKGQCRTYVSPFDVWPTGDTNDAYVQPDVTVICNANKITHDGCVGAPDLVVEVLSPSTAGKDRKAKLRLYQRSGVREYWIVDPVMRTVEVFSIDQNIFGPAETYAAGEDEFVPVGIKEGLRISLGDIFN, encoded by the coding sequence ATGGCGGCTGTGAATCCGGAAGACCTCGAACGTTACGAGATGATCGAGGGTGTAGTATATGATATGTCCCCTTCGCCTTCCGAGGGGCATCAGCGGGCGACCACTGCCATAGGGAGTTTGTTTTTTTCAGCCTTCAAAGGGCAATGCAGAACCTACGTCTCTCCTTTCGATGTTTGGCCGACAGGTGACACCAACGATGCGTATGTTCAACCGGATGTGACTGTGATTTGCAATGCCAACAAGATAACACATGATGGGTGTGTCGGAGCACCTGATCTTGTTGTAGAGGTGTTAAGCCCTTCAACTGCAGGGAAAGACCGTAAAGCAAAACTACGTCTGTATCAACGTTCCGGCGTGCGTGAGTACTGGATTGTTGATCCAGTCATGCGAACTGTGGAAGTGTTCAGTATTGATCAAAATATATTTGGCCCTGCGGAAACCTATGCTGCTGGAGAGGATGAATTTGTTCCCGTCGGAATTAAGGAAGGACTTCGAATTTCACTGGGGGATATTTTTAATTGA
- a CDS encoding GNAT family N-acetyltransferase — translation MPNLETSRLLLRRWTERDILPMSRINADPEVMQWIGDGTTRTEDQTKVFIERCEEMWETQGFGLFAVEIRETGELAGFVGLSVPTFLPEVMPSVEIGWRLGRWFWGKGIATEAAKGTLHFGFENCNLNEILSICQIGNSASERIMQKLGMYFERETIDWSCGRRVRVYAVKRQNFTV, via the coding sequence GTGCCGAATTTGGAGACATCACGGCTGTTGTTACGAAGGTGGACTGAAAGGGACATTTTGCCCATGTCACGTATAAACGCTGACCCAGAGGTAATGCAGTGGATTGGCGATGGGACAACACGAACGGAAGACCAAACTAAAGTTTTCATCGAACGCTGCGAAGAAATGTGGGAGACACAGGGCTTCGGGCTGTTTGCTGTAGAGATTCGTGAAACGGGAGAATTGGCGGGCTTCGTGGGGCTATCAGTACCTACGTTCTTGCCTGAGGTCATGCCTTCTGTTGAAATTGGGTGGCGGCTCGGTCGGTGGTTCTGGGGAAAAGGAATCGCCACGGAAGCTGCAAAAGGGACATTACACTTCGGGTTTGAGAATTGTAATCTGAATGAGATTCTTAGTATTTGCCAGATAGGCAACAGTGCGTCTGAACGTATTATGCAAAAACTTGGGATGTATTTTGAACGTGAAACCATAGATTGGTCATGTGGTCGAAGAGTACGAGTGTATGCAGTCAAACGCCAAAATTTCACTGTTTGA
- a CDS encoding DUF5694 domain-containing protein: protein MVLGVYHFSSSSDQYTTEDDVLTTARQHEIAEVVNLLTCFRPTKIAVEHLQTDQAWLDHEFAEYVKDDRALPSNEVYQLGFRIARQLGHQKLYAVDIHNEESDLDIGRVFEYAERDCPILFQQINSVAQEFVVELQSRIRSESVRQVLQWMNDPAMLRISHQPYLTMTQLGAETSRIGLRWVSRWYERNLVIYSNILNFTTSDDDRWLVIYGQGHARLLGQFLSDSRGVKIVPVSEYL, encoded by the coding sequence ATGGTTTTAGGGGTGTATCACTTCAGCTCATCCTCAGATCAATATACGACAGAGGATGATGTTTTGACGACAGCACGTCAGCATGAGATTGCTGAAGTTGTCAATCTGTTGACATGCTTTCGACCAACCAAAATCGCCGTTGAACACCTCCAGACTGATCAGGCATGGCTAGACCATGAATTTGCCGAGTACGTGAAAGATGACCGCGCACTACCATCCAATGAAGTGTATCAACTAGGCTTTCGAATCGCGAGACAATTGGGCCACCAAAAGCTTTATGCAGTGGACATCCACAACGAAGAAAGTGACCTCGACATCGGACGTGTGTTTGAGTACGCAGAACGCGATTGCCCGATTCTTTTTCAGCAAATAAACAGTGTCGCGCAGGAATTTGTTGTTGAACTTCAGTCCCGCATTCGGTCCGAGTCTGTCCGCCAAGTCCTGCAATGGATGAATGACCCCGCAATGCTTCGCATCTCACACCAACCATACCTCACGATGACGCAATTGGGTGCTGAAACGAGCCGAATTGGGCTGAGGTGGGTTTCGCGCTGGTACGAACGTAATTTGGTTATTTACTCCAATATCTTGAACTTCACTACAAGTGACGATGATCGTTGGCTCGTTATCTACGGTCAAGGTCATGCTCGGCTGTTAGGTCAGTTCCTGTCGGATAGCCGCGGTGTCAAAATAGTCCCAGTCTCGGAGTATTTGTGA